In Entelurus aequoreus isolate RoL-2023_Sb linkage group LG13, RoL_Eaeq_v1.1, whole genome shotgun sequence, a genomic segment contains:
- the LOC133663012 gene encoding uncharacterized protein LOC133663012, producing the protein MAPKRQQSMPRLELCAALTGAQLSSLLHKELTLCIAQTFLWTDCTTVLTWLTSQLCRFKVFVGTRVSEIQELTASHTWRDQHSFAVHRMNGHPVLASQSQRTVTSSPPKIPDLTRFSSWRELVKATQQSLHGAAADPASPLCDLRDAEVHLLKTSQTDCFSEEIRCLRTGKPVPPSSRLSTLAPELDPTLGLIRVGGRLRRLDSSSPTDIHPILMDPRHAVTTLLIKEMDAQLHRPGPDRAGVGNSFSPGAA; encoded by the exons ATGGCCCCAAAACGCCAGCAGTCAATGCCACGGTTGGAGCTCTGTGCAGCGCTGACAGGAGCCCAGCTGTCCTCCCTCCTTCACAAAGAGCTCACCTTGTGTATTGCCCAGACCTTCTTATGGACTGACTGCACAACAGTTCTCACCTGGCTGACATCTCAGTTGTGCAGGTTCAAGGTTTTCGTGGGAACTAGGGTTTCTGAGATCCAGGAGCTGACTGCCTCACACACCTGGAG GGACCAGCATTCCTTCGCAGTCCACCGGATGAATGGCCATCCTGTCCTAGCATCACAGAGCCAGAGGACCGTG ACCAGCTCACCACCCAAGATACCAGATCTCACCCGGTTCAGCAGCTGGAGAGAGTTGGTCAAGGCTACGCAACAGTCTCTTCATGGGGCGGCAGCTGACCCTGCTTCACCTCTGTGCGACCTAAGAGATGCTGAAGTCCACCTGCTCAAAACCAGCCAAACAGACTGCTTCTCTGAAGAAATTAGATGCCTCAGAACCGGCAAGCCTGTGCCACCCAGCAGCAGGCTGAGTACGCTGGCCCCAGAATTAGACCCTACACTGGGTCTTATACGGGTTGGAGGACGCTTGCGCCGTTTAGACAGCTCTAGCCCCACTGACATTCACCCAATACTGATGGATCCCCGTCATGCAGTCACCACACTCCTCATTAAAGAGATGGATGCTCAGCTACACCGCCCTGGACCTgatagggcaggggtgggcaattcattttcaccgggggccgcatga